In Acidovorax sp. GBBC 1281, a single window of DNA contains:
- the cueR gene encoding Cu(I)-responsive transcriptional regulator — protein sequence MSATVAPQGGPVPIGTAAERAGVSPRMVRHYEALGLLAGVARTGSGYRQYTEADVHTLRFIRRSRDLGFSMQEIATLLGLWQDKRRASAHVKQIAQAHIDDLAQRIAAMQAMQRTLQSLVGCCQGDERPDCPILDDLAAAPESAAQPPIRIKKDSSMP from the coding sequence ATGAGCGCCACGGTCGCACCGCAGGGCGGCCCGGTGCCCATCGGCACCGCGGCGGAGCGGGCCGGGGTCTCGCCGCGCATGGTGCGCCACTACGAGGCCCTGGGCCTGCTGGCCGGCGTGGCGCGCACCGGCAGCGGCTACCGCCAGTACACCGAGGCCGACGTGCACACCCTGCGGTTCATCCGCCGCAGCCGCGACCTGGGGTTCTCGATGCAGGAGATCGCCACCCTGCTCGGCCTGTGGCAGGACAAGCGCCGCGCCAGCGCCCACGTCAAGCAGATCGCCCAAGCCCACATCGACGACCTGGCCCAGCGCATCGCCGCCATGCAGGCCATGCAGCGCACGCTGCAGTCGCTGGTCGGCTGCTGCCAGGGGGACGAGCGGCCGGACTGCCCGATCCTGGACGATCTGGCCGCAGCGCCCGAAAGCGCTGCGCAGCCGCCCATCCGCATCAAAAAAGATAGCAGCATGCCCTAG
- a CDS encoding enoyl-CoA hydratase/isomerase family protein: MPQPPAPDAASPPLVFRREGAIATLQFHRPAALNAIDVPMAQALCAAARSIAPDSGVRAVVLCGAGKGFMAGGDLATLREDPVQGAADLLGPLNEAATLLANIDAPVIAKVHGVAAGAGMSLMLLADFILAAEGTRFNLAYINLGTSCDVGASWALPRQVGLRRALEIALLGDTLTSADAERLGLVNRVVPADQLDAAVDALAERLAAGPTVALGHMRRLMRASFDRDLPAQLEAETRAFGDCARTADLAAGIAAFYAKEKPRFEGR, translated from the coding sequence ATGCCGCAGCCACCCGCACCCGACGCCGCCAGCCCGCCCCTGGTCTTTCGCCGCGAGGGGGCCATTGCCACGCTGCAGTTCCACCGCCCCGCCGCGCTCAACGCCATCGACGTGCCCATGGCCCAGGCCCTGTGCGCGGCCGCGCGCAGCATCGCGCCCGATTCGGGCGTGCGCGCCGTGGTGCTGTGCGGAGCGGGCAAGGGCTTCATGGCCGGGGGCGATCTGGCCACCTTGCGCGAAGACCCTGTCCAGGGCGCCGCCGACCTGCTGGGCCCGCTCAACGAGGCCGCCACGCTGCTCGCGAACATCGACGCGCCCGTCATCGCCAAGGTGCACGGCGTGGCCGCCGGGGCCGGGATGAGCCTGATGCTGCTGGCCGACTTCATCCTCGCCGCCGAGGGAACGCGCTTCAACCTGGCCTACATCAACCTGGGCACCAGCTGCGACGTGGGCGCCTCGTGGGCCCTGCCGCGCCAGGTGGGCCTGCGCCGCGCGCTGGAGATCGCCCTGCTCGGCGACACGCTCACCAGCGCCGATGCCGAGCGCCTGGGCCTGGTCAACCGGGTGGTGCCCGCCGACCAGCTCGATGCGGCGGTGGACGCTCTCGCCGAGCGCCTGGCGGCCGGCCCCACGGTGGCGCTGGGCCACATGCGCCGGCTGATGCGCGCCTCGTTCGACCGCGACCTGCCCGCGCAACTGGAGGCGGAAACCCGCGCCTTCGGCGACTGCGCGCGCACGGCCGACCTGGCCGCGGGCATCGCCGCCTTCTACGCCAAGGAAAAGCCGCGCTTCGAAGGGCGATAG
- a CDS encoding acetyl-CoA C-acyltransferase family protein has translation MNHRDVFIVGTARTAIGTFGGTLKDVPNSQLATTVTRAAIERSGLAPDTVGHVVMGNVIPTDTKDAYLARVAAIDAGCPIETPAFNVNRLCGSGLQAIVSAAQAIVLGDCDVAIGGGSESMSRGPYFDTAARYGQRMGDAKSIDYMLGILHDPWQKMHMGITAENVAERYRISRDMQDELAAASQHRAAATIAAGYFKDQIVPVEIATRKGTVLFDTDEHVRGNTTLDVLAGMKPAFKKDGGSVTAGNASGINDGAAAVVLVAGDRVAALNAKPLARLVDYAHAGVDPAYMGIGPVPATRQVLQRTGLKIEDMDVIEANEAFAAQACAVIQELGLDPAKVNPNGSGISLGHPVGATGAIITTKAVAELHRTGGRYALVTMCIGGGQGIAAIFERV, from the coding sequence ATGAACCACCGCGACGTCTTCATCGTCGGCACCGCCCGCACCGCCATCGGCACCTTCGGCGGCACGCTCAAGGACGTGCCCAACAGCCAACTGGCCACCACGGTCACGCGCGCCGCCATCGAACGCAGCGGCCTCGCACCCGACACGGTGGGCCACGTGGTCATGGGCAACGTCATCCCCACCGACACCAAGGACGCCTACCTGGCCCGCGTGGCCGCCATCGATGCGGGCTGCCCCATCGAGACGCCGGCCTTCAACGTCAACCGCCTGTGCGGCTCCGGCCTGCAGGCCATCGTGTCGGCCGCGCAGGCCATCGTGCTGGGCGACTGCGACGTGGCCATCGGCGGTGGCAGCGAATCCATGAGCCGCGGCCCCTACTTCGACACCGCCGCGCGCTACGGCCAGCGCATGGGCGACGCCAAGAGCATCGACTACATGCTGGGCATCCTGCACGACCCCTGGCAGAAGATGCACATGGGCATCACCGCCGAGAACGTGGCCGAGCGCTACCGCATCAGCCGCGACATGCAGGACGAACTGGCCGCCGCCAGCCAGCACCGCGCCGCCGCGACCATCGCCGCCGGTTATTTCAAGGACCAGATCGTTCCGGTGGAGATCGCCACGCGCAAGGGCACCGTGCTGTTCGACACCGACGAGCACGTGCGCGGCAACACCACGCTCGACGTGCTGGCTGGCATGAAGCCCGCGTTCAAGAAGGACGGCGGCAGCGTCACCGCCGGCAATGCCTCGGGCATCAACGACGGCGCGGCCGCCGTGGTGCTGGTAGCCGGCGACCGCGTGGCTGCGCTGAACGCCAAGCCGCTCGCCCGCCTGGTCGACTATGCGCACGCGGGCGTGGACCCGGCCTACATGGGCATCGGCCCCGTGCCCGCCACGCGCCAGGTGCTGCAGCGCACGGGCCTGAAGATCGAGGACATGGACGTCATCGAGGCCAACGAGGCCTTCGCCGCCCAGGCCTGCGCCGTCATCCAGGAACTCGGCCTGGACCCCGCCAAGGTCAACCCCAACGGCTCGGGCATCTCCCTGGGCCATCCCGTGGGTGCCACCGGCGCGATCATCACGACCAAGGCCGTCGCCGAGCTGCACCGCACGGGCGGGCGCTATGCGCTGGTGACGATGTGCATCGGCGGCGGGCAGGGCATCGCGGCCATCTTCGAGCGGGTGTGA
- a CDS encoding IS630 family transposase, translating to MPNATTRTEIALSEVERAELTSMARSRSLPAALSLRARIVLTCEGTDKASTAVAQALGISRSTVTKWRGRYARHRIAGLYDELRPGRPRTVDDERVAELITKTLHTKPADGGTHWSTRTLAADTGISKSTVARYLQTFNLKPHRADSFKLSTDPLFIEKLRDVVGLYLNPPDNALVLCVDEKSQCQALERTQPMLPMGFGYVEGVTHDYVRHGTTTLFAALNVMNGQVIAQCRPRHRHQEFLAFLRAIDKAVPDELDVHCIADNYASHKHPKVRAWLAERPRWHMHFVPTYSSWLNQVERFFSIITTRAIRRGSFTSVKDLINKIDTFIANYNQSCQPFTWTATADSILEKLARLCGRINGTGH from the coding sequence ATGCCCAATGCAACGACCCGAACAGAAATTGCGCTTAGTGAAGTGGAGCGCGCGGAACTGACGTCCATGGCGCGATCACGTTCGCTGCCAGCGGCGTTGTCGCTCAGGGCGCGCATCGTGCTGACTTGCGAAGGCACAGATAAAGCCAGCACCGCGGTTGCGCAGGCTCTGGGGATCAGTCGTAGCACTGTCACCAAGTGGCGCGGGCGCTATGCGCGCCATCGCATTGCAGGGCTTTACGACGAGTTGCGCCCGGGTCGCCCCCGCACGGTAGATGACGAGCGTGTTGCTGAGTTGATTACCAAGACGTTGCACACCAAGCCTGCTGATGGGGGTACCCACTGGAGCACCCGCACGCTGGCCGCCGATACGGGCATCAGCAAGAGCACGGTGGCGCGCTATCTGCAGACCTTCAACCTCAAGCCGCACCGGGCCGACAGCTTCAAGCTGTCGACCGATCCGCTGTTCATCGAGAAGCTGCGCGACGTTGTGGGGCTGTACCTGAACCCACCTGACAACGCGCTGGTGCTGTGCGTGGACGAGAAGAGCCAATGCCAAGCTTTGGAGCGTACGCAGCCGATGCTGCCAATGGGGTTTGGCTATGTCGAAGGTGTCACGCACGACTACGTGCGCCACGGCACCACCACCTTGTTCGCGGCCCTGAACGTGATGAATGGCCAAGTGATCGCGCAGTGCCGGCCCCGGCATCGTCATCAAGAGTTCCTTGCCTTCCTGCGCGCCATCGACAAGGCAGTGCCCGACGAACTGGATGTGCACTGCATAGCTGATAACTACGCCAGCCACAAGCATCCAAAGGTGCGCGCTTGGTTGGCCGAGCGGCCTCGCTGGCACATGCACTTCGTTCCGACCTATTCAAGCTGGCTCAATCAGGTCGAGCGCTTCTTCTCGATCATCACCACGCGGGCAATCCGCCGTGGCTCGTTCACCAGCGTGAAGGATCTGATCAACAAGATCGACACATTCATCGCGAATTACAACCAGTCCTGCCAGCCGTTTACTTGGACAGCTACAGCAGACTCCATCCTCGAAAAACTCGCCAGACTATGCGGGCGAATTAACGGGACAGGACACTAG
- a CDS encoding FAD binding domain-containing protein gives MKPFTYERAASVQAAAAAAAGNPQARFIAGGTNLLDLMKLQIEAPTHLIDINGLGLGRIEPLPEGGLRIGALVRNTDLAAHAGVRRDYGLLSRALLAGASGQLRNKATTAGNLLQRTRCPYFYDTNMPCNKRQPGAGCAAIGGVTRQHAVVGASEACIATHPSDMAVAMRALDAVVETVRADGQPRRIPIADFHRLPGNTPHIETALDAGEFITAVTLPAPAGGTHIYRKVRDRSSYAFALISVAAVLQKDGTGRVALGGVAHKPWRMASADAALPQGAQAATAQLLGAARPTHENAFKVALVERTLAGVLAEAKGQS, from the coding sequence CGGTTCATCGCCGGCGGCACGAACCTGCTGGATCTGATGAAGCTGCAGATCGAGGCGCCCACGCACCTCATCGACATCAACGGCCTGGGCCTGGGCCGCATCGAGCCCCTGCCGGAGGGCGGGCTGCGGATCGGCGCGCTGGTGCGCAACACCGACCTGGCGGCGCATGCCGGCGTGCGGCGCGACTACGGCCTGCTGTCGCGCGCCCTGCTGGCCGGTGCGTCGGGCCAGTTGCGCAACAAGGCGACCACCGCCGGCAACCTGCTGCAGCGCACGCGCTGCCCCTACTTCTACGACACCAACATGCCGTGCAACAAGCGCCAGCCGGGCGCGGGCTGCGCGGCCATCGGCGGCGTCACGCGCCAGCATGCGGTGGTGGGCGCGAGCGAGGCCTGCATCGCCACGCACCCGAGCGACATGGCCGTGGCCATGCGGGCGCTCGATGCGGTGGTCGAGACGGTGCGGGCGGACGGCCAGCCGCGCCGCATTCCCATCGCCGACTTCCACCGGCTGCCAGGCAACACCCCGCACATCGAGACCGCGCTCGACGCCGGCGAATTCATCACCGCCGTGACGCTGCCCGCGCCCGCGGGCGGCACCCACATCTACCGCAAGGTGCGCGACCGCTCCTCGTACGCCTTCGCGCTCATCTCCGTGGCGGCCGTGCTGCAAAAGGACGGCACGGGCCGCGTCGCCCTGGGCGGCGTGGCGCACAAGCCCTGGCGCATGGCGTCGGCGGACGCGGCCCTGCCGCAAGGCGCGCAGGCCGCCACGGCGCAGCTGCTGGGCGCGGCGCGCCCCACCCACGAAAACGCATTCAAGGTGGCCCTGGTCGAGCGCACGCTCGCCGGCGTGCTGGCCGAGGCGAAAGGCCAATCATGA